One window of the Lepeophtheirus salmonis chromosome 7, UVic_Lsal_1.4, whole genome shotgun sequence genome contains the following:
- the LOC121121719 gene encoding uncharacterized protein, whose amino-acid sequence MGNLQSSKINENKILTSQNDFDDSVVLEYNQNITSYFIDSMKKYMTKNSNKEFLVNCGKKYFPGETTSEGPESVSILDFIEKVPKFAKYLYENGLRKGDVVHIIIGNRGDVYIPVHATLLCQGVVSISVDNISTETLLSEVQETQAKFVICTNRTYYKVKDLSSIIINLDTQLHAILEIDMSTQTQIPEQIEFDLQTLAVILWTSGTTGKPKGIQLNMVSLWNLLFLSPKTDGNMLITCNFAHVSGFNYSCFWSINFDVCTFHFISPEDVTSLGVEKIIFTLSQIPFTTIVVSASHIVYIAEKIVNDQIEYSSNFDEVKNICPAGAHTYPGISDDLRKLFRNLENVPNLYAMTESGGLILISKDQRSNGGVVGNMEVYIRDIHSGERLGPNTSGELIYRNPDKPTLGYLNRPDETKKFFLDDGWCCSGDMFHYNDHGELFYEGRIKEMLKSNGSHVYPIEIETIIQSMNSNIIEAGLFSKTEKIQTILGGIVVIKKGYRIDPEEIRQFVNDRIDDYKHLEIIILTYEPLPRNPNGKLLRNDINKLACS is encoded by the exons ATGGGTAATCTTCAGTCTTCCAAgattaatgaaaacaaaattttaacgTCGCAAAATGATTTTGACGATTCTGTGGTTCTTGAATACAATCAAAACATTACgtcttattttattgattctatgaagaaatatatgACTAAAAACTCAAATAAGGAATTCTTAGTCAATTGTGGCAAAAAGTACTTCCCTGGGGAGACAACATCAGAAGGTCCAGAATCCGTTTCAATCCTAGACTTTATCGAAAAA GTACCTAAATTTGCTAAATATCTCTATGAAAATGGTCTTCGTAAGGGAGATGTTGTACATATCATTATTGGAAACAGAGGTGATGTATATATTCCCGTGCATGCAACACTATTATGCCAAGGAGTCGTGAGCATATCCGTGGACAATATAAGTACAGAAACTCTATTGAGTGAAGTCCAAGAGACTCAAGCAAAGTTCGTAATTTGTACGAATCGGACCTATTATAAAGTCAAAGATTTGAGTTCTATAATCATTAACTTAGACACTCAGCTCCATGCTATTCTTGAGATTGATATGTCAACACAAACTCAAATTCCCGAGCAGATAGAATTTGACTTACAAACCTTGGCTGTTATACTTTGGACATCCGGTACAACTGGAAAACCAAAAGGCATTCAATTGAATATGGTCTCTCTCTGGAACCTACTTTTTCTCTCCCCAAAGACTGATGGAAATATGCTTATAACGTGCAACTTTGCCCATGTCAGTGGATTCAATTATTCTTGCTTTTGGTCAATTAATTTTGACGTTTGCACCTTTCATTTTATCTCACCAGAGGATGTTACTTCACTTggagttgaaaaaataatcttcacaCTTTCTCAG ATTCCGTTTACTACGATCGTGGTGTCAGCGTCCCATATCGTCTACATTGCTGAAAAAATAGTGAATGATCAGATTGAATATTCTTCTAATTTCGATgaagtgaaaaatatatgtcCAGCTGGAGCACATACCTATCCTGGAATAAGTGATGATTTGAGAAAACTATTTCGTAATTTGgag AATGTACCTAATTTGTATGCCATGACAGAGTCTGGAGgacttatattaatttcaaaggACCAAAGAAGTAATGGAGGAGTTGTTGGCAATATGGAAGTCTACATAAGAGATATTCACTCAGGAGAGAGACTCGGCCCAAATACATCAGGCGAGTTAATTTATCGTAATCCAGATAAACCAACATTAGGTTATTTAAATCGTCCTGATGAAACTAAGAAATTCTTCCTTGATGACGGTTGGTGTTGCTCTGGTGATATGTTCCATTATAACGATCATGGGGAGCTTTTCTATGAGGGTCGAATTAAAGAGATGCTTAAATCAAATGGAAGTCATGTGTATCCTATTGAGATAGAGa CCATAATTCAATCCATGAATAGCAACATCATTGAGGCTGGACTATTTTCTAAGacagaaaaaatacaaactatcTTGGGTGGAATAGTCGTAATCAAAAAAGGTTATCGAATAGATCCCGAAGAAATTCGTCAATTTGTTAACGATAGAATTGATGATTATAAGCATTTAGAGATCATCATCCTTACATATGAACCATTACCAAGAAATCCGAATGGAAAGCTTTTGAGAAACGATATTAATAAACTTGCTTGCTCCTAG